A genomic window from Plectropomus leopardus isolate mb unplaced genomic scaffold, YSFRI_Pleo_2.0 unplaced_scaffold11509, whole genome shotgun sequence includes:
- the LOC121963512 gene encoding phosphatidylinositol 4,5-bisphosphate 3-kinase catalytic subunit gamma isoform-like, with the protein MDPTVLLNRAVASHADLLLGTTTQSCSENNLRFICELQPGPPQESVDEDYNVNMDCESVSVILPAQCSVYQLRLRICMQAQEQNCHPDPLAILDPEKYTLLYARGEDWYEAYDDCQVIRTLDISWSCDDSGRLLAHMVVKPLVVVDSEERKKQQQCLAYLIGHDLEKEAPDRLGELTFTRRKLASPRRQELRHRNDVLYATEPWITHAPISTDLQDQINRKLPVALHYMNKISFSIQVDFSTTPNLLLKVFKRVMADEKVDYDTSEKLVLKVTGREEFLSGDFPLSNFLWVRQCMKTIQDLHLSVVPVSQLADESVKFVDWPLVDDSSGEFSSHDDLRLDGKDLDDIFMISLWDCNRRLRVKLLGFDIPKLPSKCPQCVYVTASILYGNKVLSSVSSAPKAFADEVLWNEWLDFDVILRDLPRGAKLGFTINSSGGDNSPDRKPSVNKTSDLQKRKGKTQWDPYHS; encoded by the exons ATGGATCCCACAGTGCTGCTGAATCGGGCTGTCGCCTCACATGCTGACCTTCTGTTGGGGACGACAACTCAGAGCTGCTCTGAGAACAACCTGAGGTTTATCTGTGAGCTGCAGCCTGGTCCCCCACAGGAGTCCGTTGATGAGGATTACAATGTCAATATGGATTGCGAGTCAGTCTCAGTCATCCTCCCTGCGCAGTGCAGTGTCTACCAGCTGCGGCTACGCATCTGTATGCAG GCACAAGAACAAAACTGCCACCCAGACCCACTTGCAATACTGGATCCAGAGAAATACACTCTGCTATATGCCAGGGGGGAAGACTGGTATGAGGCCTACGATGACTGTCAGGTTATCAGGACGCTTGACATTTCATGGTCATGTGACGACTCTGGGCGTCTGTTGGCGCACATGGTGGTAAAACCACTTGTGGTAGTTGAttcagaggagaggaagaaacagcagcagtgtcTGGCTTACCTGATTGGACACGACCTGGAGAAAGAAGCGCCTGACAGGCTCGGTGAGCTCACATTCACCCGCAGGAAACTGGCATCTCCTAGGAGGCAAGAACTGAGGCATCGGAATGATGTGTTGTACGCTACAGAGCCTTGGATCACACACGCCCCCATTTCAACTGACCTGCAGGACCAGATAAACAGGAAGCTCCCTGTAGCCCTCCATTACATGAACAAGATCAGCTTCAGCATACAGGTGGATTTTAGCACAACTCCAAATCTTCTTCTGAAGGTTTTTAAAAGGGTGATGGCAGACGAGAAGGTTGATTATGACACTTCGGAAAAATTGGTGTTGAAGGTCACCGGGAGAGAGGAGTTTTTATCTGGAGATTTCCCCCTGAGCAATTTCCTCTGGGTTCGACAGTGCATGAAAACCATTCAAGACCTCCACCTCTCTGTGGTCCCCGTGTCGCAGCTCGCCGATGAGTCCGTCAAGTTTGTGGACTGGCCCCTGGTCGATGATTCCAGTGGCGAGTTCAGCTCCCATGATGATCTTCGCCTTGACGGGAAGGATTTGGACGATATCTTTATGATCTCCTTGTGGGACTGCAACAGAAGACTCCGAGTGAAATTGCTTGGCTTTGACATCCCAAAACTTCCAAGCAAATGCCCTCAGTGTGTTTATGTTACAGCATCCATACTCTACGGTAACAAGGTTCTCTCTTCAGTGTCCTCAGCTCCAAAGGCGTTCGCAGATGAAGTGCTGTGGAATGAGTGGCTGGACTTCGATGTTATTCTCAGGGATCTGCCACGTGGAGCCAAGTTGGGTTTCACTATTAATTCAAGTGGTGGTGACAATTCCCCAGACCGTAAGCCCTCAGTCAACAAAACATCAGACCTGCAGAAAAGGAAGGGGAAG